From the genome of Caretta caretta isolate rCarCar2 chromosome 27, rCarCar1.hap1, whole genome shotgun sequence, one region includes:
- the NEUROD2 gene encoding neurogenic differentiation factor 2: protein MLTRLFSEPSLLPDVQKFPSWAEECEEDERSDKEERKGKSCPLQEEQREGSLGENKEEGDLGGDEEEEEEEEEEGAEEAEGDRPKKRGPKKRKMTKARLERSKLRRQKANARERNRMHDLNAALDNLRKVVPCYSKTQKLSKIETLRLAKNYIWALSEILRSGKRPDLVSYVQTLCKGLSQPTTNLVAGCLQLNSRNFLTEQGQEAARYHGPNSSFALHPYTYQCPRLSGTHCQSSTMASSHALRTHAYCATYESLYGNASPDYNSSEYDAPLSPPLCINGNFSLKQDSSPDHEKNYHYSMHYSALPSSRPAGHNLVFGSSGVRGGVHSENILPYDMHLHHDRGPMYEELNAFFHN, encoded by the coding sequence ATGTTGACGAGGCTGTTCAGCGAGCCCAGCCTGCTCCCCGACGTGCAGAAATTCCCCAGCTGGGCGGAGGAGTGCGAGGAGGATGAGCGGAGCGACAAGGAGGAGCGGAAAGGGAAAAGCTGCccgctgcaggaggagcagagggaaggCTCCTTGGGCGAAAACAAAGAGGAAGGGGACCTAGGcggggacgaggaggaggaggaggaggaggaggaggaaggcgcGGAGGAGGCCGAAGGGGACCGGCCCAAGAAGCGCGGCCCGAAGAAGAGGAAGATGACCAAGGCCCGGCTGGAGCGCTCCAAGCTGCGGCGCCAGAAGGCCAACGCGCGGGAGCGGAACCGCATGCACGACCTGAACGCGGCGCTGGACAACCTGCGCAAGGTGGTGCCCTGCTACTCCAAGACCCAGAAACTCTCCAAAATCGAGACGCTGCGGCTGGCCAAGAACTACATCTGGGCGCTCTCCGAGATCCTGCGCTCGGGCAAGCGGCCCGACCTGGTCAGCTACGTGCAGACTCTCTGCAAGGGCTTGTCCCAGCCCACCACCAACCTGGTGGCCGGCTGCCTCCAGCTCAACTCCCGGAACTTCCTCACGGAGCAAGGCCAGGAGGCCGCCAGGTACCACGGCCCCAATTCTTCCTTTGCCCTGCACCCTTACACCTACCAGTGCCCCCGGCTCTCCGGCACCCACTGCCAGTCCAGCACCATGGCCAGCTCCCACGCCCTGCGGACACACGCCTACTGCGCCACCTACGAGAGCCTCTATGGGAACGCCTCCCCAGACTACAATAGCTCGGAGTACGAcgcccccctcagcccccccctgTGCATTAATGGCAACTTTTCCCTCAAGCAAGACTCTTCCCCGGACCACGAGAAAAACTACCACTATTCTATGCATTACTCTGCCCTGCCAAGCTCCCGGCCGGCCGGCCACAACCTGGTGTTTGGCTCCTCTGGGGTGCGCGGGGGGGTGCACTCCGAGAACATCCTGCCTTATGACATGCACCTGCACCATGACAGAGGCCCGATGTACGAAGAGCTCAATGCGTTTTTCCATAATTAA